From Rhododendron vialii isolate Sample 1 chromosome 10a, ASM3025357v1, the proteins below share one genomic window:
- the LOC131302921 gene encoding uncharacterized protein LOC131302921, with protein sequence MEFSFQYIPQKAVKGQALADFLADHPCMDIDDEPEQGLNALEISLTPWTLLFDGSRTQEVSGCGVIIISPQGLRIELSFQFDFSCTNNQAEYEAVVIDLEILRDLKAREVQVIGDSNLVISHLAGTFKCYSEDLAPYYMVAMQLIQDFDNVTVKHVSRREESDDELENDWHTPIISFLKRPHHRASMKVRRRAMSYVLVGDELYKKSFEDDLLLRCLGHPEAMRVMSERVPAADYHAVVKPSPFRGWALDLIGKIYTPSSGNHTYILVATDYFTKWAEVVPLKSVDQQEVIKVIKERIIHRFGLPQHLVADRGTIFMGEQVVNFAAQQNIIMSNSTPYYAQGNGQAESTNRTLINIIEKMVENNPRAWHELLFKALWAYSTSKKEATNITPYMLVYGHDPVLPMEVAVKSARIAYQHGLTPADYTQAMLVELEDLDEVRLAALDHMLVQKRRVARSYDKRVRKKSFSEGDLVWKAVFPLGEKNSRYGKWSPTWEGPYQIAQVLRGNVYLLMGLNGGLFKHLTNGKYLKHHYPTMWEMKDFGENIFNKP encoded by the exons ATGGAATTTAGTTTTCAATATATCCCTCAAAAAGCCGTGAAGGGCCAAGCCTTAGCAGATTTTCTCGCTGATCATCCATGCATGGATATCGATGATGAACCTGAACAAGGACTGAACGCTCTTGAAATATCACTCACTCCTTGGACGCTGCTTTTTGATGGATCACGGACTCAGGAGGTCTCAGGCTGTGGAGTAATTATCATCTCTCCCCAAGGCTTGAGGATTGAAttgtcttttcaatttgatttctcaTGTACAAACaatcaagctgaatatgaagcggTTGTCATAGACCTTGAAATTCTTAGGGATCTAAAGGCCAGAGAAGTGCAAgttattggggattcaaaccttgttATCAGTCACTTGGCAGGGACAttcaaatgctatagtgaggactTAGCCCCTTATTATATGGTAGCCAtgcaattaattcaagattttgataatgtcacGGTCAAACACGTCTCAAGGA GAGAAGAGTCAGATGATGAGCTCGAGAACGATTGGCATACACCTATTATTTCTTTCCTCAAGAGGCCCCATCATAGAGCCTCTATGAAGGTAAGGAGAAGGGCTATGAGCTATGTCCTCGTGGGTgatgaattatacaagaaaagcttTGAGGACGACTTacttttaaggtgtttagggCACCCTGAGGCCATGAGGGTTATGAGTGAG CGTGTTCCTGCGGCTGATTATCATGCTGTGGTCAAACCTTCGCCATTTAGAGGCTGGGCCCTTGATCTAATTGGAAAAATTTATACGCCCTCTTCTGgaaatcatacttacatcttggtagccacagactattttactaaatgGGCAGAAGTGGTCCCATTAAAGTCCGTGGATCAACAAGAAGTAATCAAGGTGATTAAGGAAAGAATCATTCATAGGTTTGGGCTGCCTCAACACTTAGTTGCAGATAGGGGTACAATATTCATGGGAGAACAAGTGGTCAATTTTGCTGCCCAGCAAAACATCATTATGTCCAACTCTACTCCTTATTATGCACAAGGGAATGGCCAGGCCGAATCCACCAATAGGACTTTGATTaatattatagagaaaatggtggaaaacaATCCAAGGGCTTGGCACGAGTTACTCTTTAAGGCCTTATGGGCCTACAGTACTTCAAAGAAGGAAGCTACCAATATTACCccttatatgttggtatatggACATGATCCAGTCCTACCAATGGAAGTGGCAGTGAAATCAGCAAGGATAGCATATCAACATGGCCTCACTCCTGCAGATTATACTCAGGCTATGTTGGTAGAACTTGAAGACTTAGATGAAGTTAGGCTCGCAGCCCTTGACCACATGTTggttcagaaaagaagagttGCTAGATCTTATGACAAGCGTGTGAGAAAGAAGAGCTTTTCTGAAGGTGACTTAGTTTGGAAGGCTGTATTTCCTTTAGGGGAAAAGAATTCAAGATATGGCAAGTGGTCCCCGACCTGGGAAGGACCTTATCAGATTGCTCAAGTCCTTAGAGGTAACGTCTATCTTCTTATGGGCTTAAATGGTGGTTTGTTTAAGCAtttaacaaatggaaagtacCTAAAGCATCATTATCCTACTATGTGGGAAATGAAAGATTTTggggaaaatatttttaataagcCATAG
- the LOC131302922 gene encoding uncharacterized protein LOC131302922 produces MHFFNPYLEVLTMLLSSPAGAPKPGIHMPLQQISPSPTLSTKRKGLEDVPKDDPAVPSALQRSKRLKSTAKRQWPNASETVVAGRTRSSAKTSSPETDPSEKATSKIKEGRAESAPTKKKRLRKKTSAQVDSENTVSTTEHNPIELDDYFEEEAEAANEELNVPEQEPEHEASLRTPEKPRSPIIQSTPPTDPIVEPESVNVQEEEEDKDLDSLFKSAQDLLKAATSSTSGSGLGSTSQSEFTLEEVNEAKTALRMALLQSFKAGVHPTKASNIKKAMDVLVKAKALEIEETSLQYFQKEFPNMMKSHDSSTHELNKINVKLAELDLKEDVKANEANITATSNEIQDLKTKLVEAEGRLDGLQMESKKLAKYHDELKAGSKSQKMKLNLLVEEVPSLRGQRETLEVQLASFDTSWEKLKNNLEGLL; encoded by the exons ATGCATTTCTTCAATCCATACCTGGAGGTCCTGACCATGCTTCTGTCCAGTCCTGCTGGAGCGCCCAAACCTGGCATTCACATGCCTTTACAACAGATCAGTCCCTCACCAACCTTgagtacaaaaagaaaag GTTTGGAAGATGTGCCCAAAGATGATCCTGCAGTCCCCTCGGCTCTTCAAAGATCAAAGAGGTTGAAGTCAACTGCCAAAAGGCAATGGCCCAAC GCGTCAGAGACAGTGGTTGCCGGAAGAACTAGGAGCAGTGCCAAGACCAGTTCTCCTGAAACTGATCCCTCGGAGAAA GCCACCTCCAAGATCAAAGAAGGACGAGCTGAGTCTGCTcccaccaaaaagaaaagactgaGAAAGAAAACTTCTGCCCAAGTCGACTCTGAAAACACTGTGTCTACTACGGAACATAACCCTATC GAGCTTGACGACTACTTTGAAGAGGAGGCAGAAGCAGCAAATGAAGAACTAAACGTGCCTGAACAGGAACCCGAACATGAAGCTTCCTTGAGGACTCCAGAGAAACCTAGGTCTCCAATTATTCAGTCCACACCGCCAACCGATCCTATCGTCGAGCCTGAGTCTGTCAATGTGcaggaagaggaggaagacaAGGACCTGGATTCTTTGTTTAAATCTGCTCAGGACTTGTTAAAGGCAGCCACATCCAGTACTTCAGGTAGTGGTCTCGGCTCAACTTCTCAGTCTGAGTTTACTCTAGAAGAAGTTAACGAGGCCAAAACAGCCCTCAGGATGGCCCTCCTACAAAGCTTTAAGGCAGGCGTGCATCCCACCAAAGCCTCAAACATCAAGAAAGCCATGGACGTGCTTGTGAAGGCAAAGGCCTTGGAAATAGAGGAGACCTCCCTCCAGTATTTTCAAAAGGAATTTCCCAACATGATGAAGTCTCATGACTCTTCTACCCATGAGCTCAACAAGATAAATGTTAAGCTGGCCGAATTAGAC CTGAAAGAAGACGTCAAGGCCAATGAGGCTAACATCACTGCAACTTCCAATGAAATCCAAGACCTCAAGACTAAACTGGTAGAAGCTGAAGGTCGACTGGACGGACTTCAGATGGAATCCAAGAAGCTGGCCAAGTATCATGATGAGCTGAAGGCTGGATCAAAAAGTCAGAAGATGAAATTGAATCTCCTGGTCGAAGAAGTTCCAAGTCTCCGTGGGCAGCGGGAGACACTTGAAGTCCAGCTTGCTAGCTTCGACACCTCCTGGGAGAAGCTCAAGAACAACCTTGAAGGCCTCCTGTAG